The Mytilus galloprovincialis chromosome 3, xbMytGall1.hap1.1, whole genome shotgun sequence genomic interval ttggcACCTAATTCGttgtgaccaaaactcccaaaatcaatccaaaccttccgttgttgtcataaaccttgtgttaaaatttcatatgtttctattaacttatactaaagttattgtgcaaaaaccaaaaaaatgcttatttgggacctgtttttggcccctaatttctaaactgttgggacttaaactcccaaaatcaatcacaaccttccttttgtggtcatagaccttatgttaaaatttcatagatttatgtTAACTTATTCTAAAGTactgtgcgaaaaccaagaaaaatgcttatttgggccctttttggcccctaattcctaaactgttgggaccaaaacacccaaaatctatcccaaccttccttttatggtcattaaccttgtgtttaaatttcatagatttctattaacttttactaaagttagagtgcgaaaaccaaatgtcttcggacgacgacgacgacgacgactacgGACGaggacgacgccaacgtgataccaatatacgaacaaaaatttttcaatttttgcggtcgtataaaaaacacATCGCTtaactttatttgtatatttgaatgctttatttgtatatttgaatgACTTGAATATTTGCACTTCATCTATTTAACAACACtatataatattgtatacagTACCGTATGCCGGGAATGCTCATAATTACTTGATCTTATAACGTAgcattcaatcattgtcaataaataaaaataaggagatgcggtatCCATCAGAGTCCAAGTGACGTGGATTTAATCAACTATAGGTTACGGCCTTAATAACATTACTTAAAACGATCGTACGTTTGTCGTCCATGAGATCATCATCGAATTTGATCTTGAGGATAAGCTTTTTGAATCATGTTTTCTATTTAATATCTTATGAACTGtaaggtttgtttttttttttagtttttgtcacACTTCACTACATTTTTTCTTGACTGAATGATAAATGTAAGTCTTTTTTCTCCATCGAACATTCACTTTAATTTACGCTTTGATATTGTCTTGTTTATTTGATGGATGTTAATGAGAATAACTTTCACGAGTTTTGATATTTTGACtgaaaatatcaattatttgaaaTTCCAAACTTTTCGATTTGAATTCATGTGAATTTCGAgatgttaaaagaaaaaatgtttatcagTAAAAACTTCCCGTTACATTTCAATTTCGTTTgagattttgtaatttttctgtGCAATTTGAAGAAAGTAAATCCAGAAACCCGTTTGGATAAACAAAACTCATACAGTGTTATTTTGATCATTTAACGTCAGAATAATTATTTTAAGGCattataaaatttctttttgaatttggAAATACTAAACGTAACCTTATGGATATACATACCATTTGGACATTTGAACCAATGACCTTTTCCTAAGCCAATCGCCGATACAATATCTTTCCGTTCCTTGTCAGTAATAGCTAATCCAGACAATGGCAATGCCTTCTTTAATGCTTCGAGTGTTTTGTCAACAAGCATCTTTCTGTTATTTGTAAATGTCCCTTTAGTCAGGTACTCTTCTATTGTGATAAAATCGAGACtcagctcccttggtaaaacagTCTCCATTTCTCTTCTTCTTTCCTTATATTTGAGGAAAATACGGAGTCTTTGTAAACGATCTAGTTCTGCATTGAGATCATTGGTTTCTTGGACAGTAAAGTATCTTCTCTTTCTAAGAGTAAATTCATAACAATTATCCAAATGTTCAATACCTTTGTCATACATTTCTCTGTAGTACACAGAGCCTCTATCCTTTTCAAACTTTGCTTTCAAACCATTCACATCGCTAACAAtgttaatttgattttcaattgcTGAAAGTGTGTTTTCGTCAAAAGGACCTTTAGTTAAATCTGAATGATATTCCCGGATTTTTCGCTGTTCTTGCAAAGGTAAAGTAATAACTCCTCTAGATATGGATTTTTCCATTTGAGACTTTCTTACATCGTCACCCAACATTCTTCTCTTTACAGATTCAATATCCCGAAGTGCTTGTTTAATTATGTTACCATATCGCAAATTACGACGGATAGCTGTTTTGCATCTTGggcattcttttaattttatggcTGTGTCGTTGTTTCCTTCATCAATCATGTCCATCCATCGATCTAAGTCAGAAGATTCAAAAAGGTGTTCACAATCCTCCAATTGGACATATCGTGCATCTGGTTCGTCCTCGCTTCCAAGGAAGACTTCTGTCACAATGTCAGCATGACATATCTTACAAAAATTAGGACACGGTTCCCCACATAGTCCAATACACTGGTGTTTACATTCTAACAATTTCTTGCATGGTTTATTACAGCGAGGTCTTTCGCATGGTTCACTGCATATTTTCTCGCATCTATGGTGTCTACATTGCCATTCACAAAGTTCTGCACATGGCACGCAAAGTTGTCCACATTTTTTGCCACAATAGCTGTGTTTGCAACGATTCTCACACTGACGAATACATGGTGGACAGTTAGAACAGCGATCCTGGCAAGGATGTTCACATACCAAAGGTCGATTACATTCTTCTCTACAAGACAAATGAAGCCTTCCTTGGAAACAATCCCCACATGTACCCTTACAGATATGACCACACTCAAGTTCCTGTCCGCACTTCTTAGTGCAGATTGCTGCACTTTTCTTGTAACAACTGATTTTTTCCGAATGCCCACAGCTCCATGTTTTTACCACTTTCATCGTACAATACTCTGTATGTGCTTCTCCACAAAGATTGCGACATGGATGACCACAAGGCAGGCTGGCAAAACATTTTGATGTACATTTCCATTTTACTGGATCTATATAACACATCACTGCTTCTGTGTGTCCGCATTTTGGAAGCACCTTATCAACCCATTCATGACATTTTCCGCATTCTTGATTGCATCTCCGAGAGCATCTGTGATTTCTTTCACAGAGTATTTTAGTGCATGGTTTATTGCATTCATATTCCTCGTGATCACGATCGTATGTATGACAAGCTCTAGCACAGGTATGACCACATGGAAGACGATATTCGCATGGTTTCATACATCCACCTTCAGGTGCCTTCTTGAAATCTGATGGTTCTGTAGCAAGAAGTCCGTTTTCATTTTGATGGTTTTGACAATAAAGCGGCAAGGCTTCTCCAAGAAACATGTTTCTTCTGGCATGATCAGCGATAGAACACcataatttacttttatttgcCATCAATGTAAAATTCCCAATGACGTAGAGTCCTATTTTTGCTCTAGAAAGTGCAACGCAAACTCTATTTTCTATGCTTAAAAATCCAATTTTCCCATCTTCATTACTGCGAACTAAAGACAACAAAATAATGTCATTTTCTTCTCCTTGAAAATTGTCAACAACAGTTACTCTTACGCCTTCATATAAGGATTTTGGCATTCTCTTCCTAAGAGCAAATAACTGACCAGAATAAAGAGTCAAGACGGTTATCTGTTCTCGCTCGTATCCTTGCAACAAAAGGTATCTACACAGAGCGACAATATAATCTGCTTCATGGTCGTTTGAGTGACTCTTTAAATCATCTTCAGAAGTTTCTTCATTTGTGTGATCGATGAAAAATACATTGCTTGATATACCTTTGACATCTTGATATCCTTTAACCGCATCATCATCTTTCAGTTCTGGGTATATTTTACGCAACATTTTTGATATATCTGGTCTCATTCGATGCTGAAATTGGAGACAGTCATATGCCATGTTGTTGCATATCATGCGCTCAAACAAAGAAAGCTCTAAGTTGTATTTGGTTGCTAGTTTATAAACAGTAGGACTCGGTTTTAATTGTTTGTGATCTCCTATCAATACTACATGTTCGCATCCTCTACTAAGTGTACTAACAATATGCGCCTCAAGTACCTCTGCTGCCTCCTCGACTACAACAATTCGGGGTCTGATTTGCTGAAGCACGGACTGATACCTTGCTGCACACGTAGTTGTCATTCCAATTACGGTTGACTGTCGCATGATTTCCCTATCCTCTTGCATTAAAACCTCATTATATTTTGCACATGCTAACTGAAACTCGTCCTCTTTTCCACGTATCTTCTCTTTGAGACTATCGCAATATGCGTTAACCCAAAATCGATATAAGCGCCATCTGTCTTGTTTTCGTAGTTCCCACATATCAAAATTGCGAGAAACTTCTTCACGAGTCATACGATCATTTGATGATAGTTCTTTTCTGAgcgtttttttcatttgtttcttttgtttttttgtcatttgccaTTGCTCAAATACATTCGATTTTTTATCATCTGCATCTAACTGAGAAACATTTAATGCTATCACTGGCTTTCGTACATCCAAATCGTGTAGTGCTTGTTGCATTTCTGTAACGAGTGCATCGTTTTCTTCTTCATTTTCCAAATCTTCAATGTCAAGCTGTCTCATGTTCATTTCTGCATCTAACTCATCGATGACATTTATGAACTCGTCCATCAAATCATCTTGGTTCTCTTCGTTGTTTATGTGATTACCGTCATTAACCTGATTATTCTCAATATTGTTTTCGTTTTGAACTTCCTGTTCCTCTTCTACTGCAGGATCGTCGGTTAAAATGTTGCCATAGCCAAGCCATTCCAACATTGCTGACTGCTTCTTCGATTTGTGCATTTCATATCCATACTGGTACATTCTGAACTCGAAGCCAGAAACGAGACGTGTAAAAGATTTGCCCATAGCTGCTTCTAAAGTATCTTCGTGTAGTAATTCCCGTCTTGCCATTTCAATTCTTTcgcatattttattaatttcttctTGAAGAGCTTTCATTGTATGTTTAGTTGACATTCTTTCCATATGAATAATTCGAGGTAATTCCCTCTTCTTTCTCATTGTCATCCGCATATTACTGATGTTCAGCTGCTTCATTACCTCACTAGAACTGCGACTACCAAGTCGTAGAATGTCGCCTTTGAAAAATCTTAAAATTCCTTCCAAAAACTGGTCTAGTGCGTGATTTGTATAACAGACGACAAGCAATGGTCTATTATCTTCCTGTCCAGTGTCAGGATTAGTATTCCACAAATTTCTGTTATGTAGAAGTGCTTTAACAACTTTAAGTCCAATGTAAGTTTTACCAGTTCCTGGTGGCCCTTGAATAATGGCAAATTCTCTCGAAAGGGCATTTTGAACAGCTCTAAACTGAGACATGTCCAAGTGAAATAGATCGTGGGCTGGCCACGTTTTTAAATTGTTGACCTTGACACGGTGAGCTTCCTCAGACCTAACACTGAAGTTGTATATTGGTTCTCGGGTATCTTCTCGATTTCCAGTTATGTTTCTTTTCGCACGTAAAATCATGTCTTCATCAACTAGAGGCCGTAAATCAAACGTCGCCTCAGGATTTCGCCGGAGGTAAGCAGGCAAAGCTGTCTCCGTAAAACATCTGACAATGTACTTCTCAAATGGCAAACCATCGTTTGGCACATTTTGTAATCCTAGTAGAACATGCCTATAAGCTTCGAAGTAAGCAGTTGTTTCTGCCATAACAAACACTGTGTCTTCTGGAATATTAGCAATCGTCCTGTTATCAGTCTCAAACTTGACATCAACCAACcctttttgaatgtttttcaaATCTCTATCTGCAACGGTTGCAAAAAGTAATGTCTGAAAATTGTCAGATGATAAACATACAAGAGAACCATAAATCAGTCGTTTGCTCGATTCCCATCGTACGCGATCCATTCCTTTACAGTGAAAACTTATCCTACGACAAAGCCCACTATTGTTACAAACTGGACTTATGATCTGTACATCGGTATATATTCTTAGTTCTTGCAATCGCTTAGCTTTTCCTGTTGCATGTACAGCTTCAATATACTCTTTTATGCCATCACGTAACGGACCAATGAAGTCTTCACGTAAAAGACGGAACTGAACATCTAGATAATGGTCGGTGTTCTCATATCCTCCAGTTTTCTTATTGCGTCTAATAAAAGGTTCAGCATTAATCTCCACATCGACCTTTCCTGGAAATATGGTTAATTCACGAAAATCGTCTGGTGGGTCTTCTTCATTGTCAACCTCTTGTCGCGTTTTAGTCTTTTTCGTTGCCATTCTTTTGAGTGATTCTTCTTGTGCTTCTTTATACTCCAGATAAGATTCCCACATTTCATCATCTACGACTTCACTAGAATTATTTCGCAGTGAGTTAAATGTGGTATCAAGTATAGCATTTAACCCCATAACTGACACAATTGATTGAGGCATTTTCAGTCTGAAGTCTCTAACTATTGTTAGTATATCCCGAAAGGGTTGCTTGTAGTTCATTTGCCTGTCGTGCGAAGCTTCTGTCATGGCACTAAAGATATAAGCAGGGAGTAATGATTTAAAGAATAATGAATTTtccaaaataacaaatatttcaatcataCTTTCCCTCAATGTTTCACATTCACTAGCCTTTGCTATACATCTTAGGAACAATGCTACAATGTTATTCTCATGAGTTGCTTCACTTAAAGCTTCTTTAAAAGCATGTTTACGTTTTGATAGAGTTAGAGTAACTTCGTAAGGTTCTTTATCCTTGAGTTCCTGTAGTCTTCGAAATCCTAACAAAAGTTTCCAAGGGACATCTCGATGTTCATTTTGGCGATTAGTATCTCGACTTTGTCCTCCTCGTCCACGCAAAGGACCTCGACCTCTTCCCcggcccctaaataaaataattaaaaattacaaaaggaTATAAAAACACGTAGTAGTATCTTACATCTGAAAGTGCGAAGctaaaactaatatttttttattggaatAAGGTCCTAGATGTAAATCTACAATCTATTTAAAATGTATTACCGTTTTGGTGTTGAAACTACGATGGACGTCCAAGTAAATGCTACGGAGACTTTATTGTGCATTGTAATTTGGGGGGGACAATGGTGATTTAATTCATATATGAACACAAATTAGACTTAAATTATTTCGGTAATTGTTTCGCTTAGTGTTTCATTGTGAAAATACAGTATGTAGTTAtgtactagtcaacaaaagaatcGATACAAGGCACAGTGACTgcattttacatatataataaaattggatACAATGTACCAAGGTAAATAATTGCACAATTGGTCTAATATTTA includes:
- the LOC143067559 gene encoding NFX1-type zinc finger-containing protein 1-like isoform X1 produces the protein MADRPRGRGRGRGPLRGRGGQSRDTNRQNEHRDVPWKLLLGFRRLQELKDKEPYEVTLTLSKRKHAFKEALSEATHENNIVALFLRCIAKASECETLRESMIEIFVILENSLFFKSLLPAYIFSAMTEASHDRQMNYKQPFRDILTIVRDFRLKMPQSIVSVMGLNAILDTTFNSLRNNSSEVVDDEMWESYLEYKEAQEESLKRMATKKTKTRQEVDNEEDPPDDFRELTIFPGKVDVEINAEPFIRRNKKTGGYENTDHYLDVQFRLLREDFIGPLRDGIKEYIEAVHATGKAKRLQELRIYTDVQIISPVCNNSGLCRRISFHCKGMDRVRWESSKRLIYGSLVCLSSDNFQTLLFATVADRDLKNIQKGLVDVKFETDNRTIANIPEDTVFVMAETTAYFEAYRHVLLGLQNVPNDGLPFEKYIVRCFTETALPAYLRRNPEATFDLRPLVDEDMILRAKRNITGNREDTREPIYNFSVRSEEAHRVKVNNLKTWPAHDLFHLDMSQFRAVQNALSREFAIIQGPPGTGKTYIGLKVVKALLHNRNLWNTNPDTGQEDNRPLLVVCYTNHALDQFLEGILRFFKGDILRLGSRSSSEVMKQLNISNMRMTMRKKRELPRIIHMERMSTKHTMKALQEEINKICERIEMARRELLHEDTLEAAMGKSFTRLVSGFEFRMYQYGYEMHKSKKQSAMLEWLGYGNILTDDPAVEEEQEVQNENNIENNQVNDGNHINNEENQDDLMDEFINVIDELDAEMNMRQLDIEDLENEEENDALVTEMQQALHDLDVRKPVIALNVSQLDADDKKSNVFEQWQMTKKQKKQMKKTLRKELSSNDRMTREEVSRNFDMWELRKQDRWRLYRFWVNAYCDSLKEKIRGKEDEFQLACAKYNEVLMQEDREIMRQSTVIGMTTTCAARYQSVLQQIRPRIVVVEEAAEVLEAHIVSTLSRGCEHVVLIGDHKQLKPSPTVYKLATKYNLELSLFERMICNNMAYDCLQFQHRMRPDISKMLRKIYPELKDDDAVKGYQDVKGISSNVFFIDHTNEETSEDDLKSHSNDHEADYIVALCRYLLLQGYEREQITVLTLYSGQLFALRKRMPKSLYEGVRVTVVDNFQGEENDIILLSLVRSNEDGKIGFLSIENRVCVALSRAKIGLYVIGNFTLMANKSKLWCSIADHARRNMFLGEALPLYCQNHQNENGLLATEPSDFKKAPEGGCMKPCEYRLPCGHTCARACHTYDRDHEEYECNKPCTKILCERNHRCSRRCNQECGKCHEWVDKVLPKCGHTEAVMCYIDPVKWKCTSKCFASLPCGHPCRNLCGEAHTEYCTMKVVKTWSCGHSEKISCYKKSAAICTKKCGQELECGHICKGTCGDCFQGRLHLSCREECNRPLVCEHPCQDRCSNCPPCIRQCENRCKHSYCGKKCGQLCVPCAELCEWQCRHHRCEKICSEPCERPRCNKPCKKLLECKHQCIGLCGEPCPNFCKICHADIVTEVFLGSEDEPDARYVQLEDCEHLFESSDLDRWMDMIDEGNNDTAIKLKECPRCKTAIRRNLRYGNIIKQALRDIESVKRRMLGDDVRKSQMEKSISRGVITLPLQEQRKIREYHSDLTKGPFDENTLSAIENQINIVSDVNGLKAKFEKDRGSVYYREMYDKGIEHLDNCYEFTLRKRRYFTVQETNDLNAELDRLQRLRIFLKYKERRREMETVLPRELSLDFITIEEYLTKGTFTNNRKMLVDKTLEALKKALPLSGLAITDKERKDIVSAIGLGKGHWFKCPNGHVYCIADCGGATVESKCPDCGSAVGGSGHTLRQDNRFAPEMDGASNPAWSEQANMGNYDPFQIRF
- the LOC143067559 gene encoding NFX1-type zinc finger-containing protein 1-like isoform X2, with the protein product MADRPRGRGRGRGPLRGRGGQSRDTNRQNEHRDVPWKLLLGFRRLQELKDKEPYEVTLTLSKRKHAFKEALSEATHENNIVALFLRCIAKASECETLRESMIEIFVILENSLFFKSLLPAYIFSAMTEASHDRQMNYKQPFRDILTIVRDFRLKMPQSIVSVMGLNAILDTTFNSLRNNSSEVVDDEMWESYLEYKEAQEESLKRMATKKTKTRQEVDNEEDPPDDFRELTIFPGKVDVEINAEPFIRRNKKTGGYENTDHYLDVQFRLLREDFIGPLRDGIKEYIEAVHATGKAKRLQELRIYTDVQIISPVCNNSGLCRRISFHCKGMDRVRWESSKRLIYGSLVCLSSDNFQTLLFATVADRDLKNIQKGLVDVKFETDNRTIANIPEDTVFVMAETTAYFEAYRHVLLGLQNVPNDGLPFEKYIVRCFTETALPAYLRRNPEATFDLRPLVDEDMILRAKRNITGNREDTREPIYNFSVRSEEAHRVKVNNLKTWPAHDLFHLDMSQFRAVQNALSREFAIIQGPPGTGKTYIGLKVVKALLHNRNLWNTNPDTGQEDNRPLLVVCYTNHALDQFLEGILRFFKGDILRLGSRSSSEVMKQLNISNMRMTMRKKRELPRIIHMERMSTKHTMKALQEEINKICERIEMARRELLHEDTLEAAMGKSFTRLVSGFEFRMYQYGYEMHKSKKQSAMLEWLGYGNILTDDPAVEEEQEVQNENNIENNQVNDGNHINNEENQDDLMDEFINVIDELDAEMNMRQLDIEDLENEEENDALVTEMQQALHDLDVRKPVIALNVSQLDADDKKSNVFEQWQMTKKQKKQMKKTLRKELSSNDRMTREEVSRNFDMWELRKQDRWRLYRFWVNAYCDSLKEKIRGKEDEFQLACAKYNEVLMQEDREIMRQSTVIGMTTTCAARYQSVLQQIRPRIVVVEEAAEVLEAHIVSTLSRGCEHVVLIGDHKQLKPSPTVYKLATKYNLELSLFERMICNNMAYDCLQFQHRMRPDISKMLRKIYPELKDDDAVKGYQDVKGISSNVFFIDHTNEETSEDDLKSHSNDHEADYIVALCRYLLLQGYEREQITVLTLYSGQLFALRKRMPKSLYEGVRVTVVDNFQGEENDIILLSLVRSNEDGKIGFLSIENRVCVALSRAKIGLYVIGNFTLMANKSKLWCSIADHARRNMFLGEALPLYCQNHQNENGLLATEPSDFKKAPEGGCMKPCEYRLPCGHTCARACHTYDRDHEEYECNKPCTKILCERNHRCSRRCNQECGKCHEWVDKVLPKCGHTEAVMCYIDPVKWKCTSKCFASLPCGHPCRNLCGEAHTEYCTMKVVKTWSCGHSEKISCYKKSAAICTKKCGQELECGHICKGTCGDCFQGRLHLSCREECNRPLVCEHPCQDRCSNCPPCIRQCENRCKHSYCGKKCGQLCVPCAELCEWQCRHHRCEKICSEPCERPRCNKPCKKLLECKHQCIGLCGEPCPNFCKICHADIVTEVFLGSEDEPDARYVQLEDCEHLFESSDLDRWMDMIDEGNNDTAIKLKECPRCKTAIRRNLRYGNIIKQALRDIESVKRRMLGDDVRKSQMEKSISRGVITLPLQEQRKIREYHSDLTKGPFDENTLSAIENQINIVSDVNGLKAKFEKDRGSVYYREMYDKGIEHLDNCYEFTLRKRRYFTVQETNDLNAELDRLQRLRIFLKYKERRREMETVLPRELSLDFITIEEYLTKGTFTNNRKMLVDKTLEALKKALPLSGLAITDKERKDIVSAIGLGKGHWFKCPNGHVYAIGDCGGANQHGICPECKSQIGGMGHLVTGNTTALEMTS